From the Corvus moneduloides isolate bCorMon1 chromosome 13, bCorMon1.pri, whole genome shotgun sequence genome, the window ttaaatggcaaaataaatAGGAACTTCTAACAGCAAATACATTCAATGAAAAAATACCCTAGTCTGTGCACATTTTTTGGTACCAATTGAACAATACTGGCTTAGAAACTAATATAGTTAAAATGATGCAACTTCCCTGTGCAAAGATGTTACATCAATATCAAAGTGCTTATTTCCTCAATTTTGGATACAACCCCCTGAATAAAATACAGGTGTCTGCAGTCTGGGTTACATGTAAACAGCACCTATACAAATAGGTGTTAATGAGTCTCCAATTTGCTGACAATAAATAATATTGACAACAATAACAAAGTCTAATAAAGACTATTTCTTCACATGCCTTAAGTTTTTAAATGCCCCTTTTTCTGGTGAGGCATCCTGTTATCATCCTGTGAAAATGTTGTATTTGGGTGCATGTAAATCactacagaatttttttctctttttcatccAAAAATTGCCTTTGCCTACCTCAGTGCCACAGTCAGTTGTACTCACACTGGCAATGGGAGTTGTGATAGTCCTCAGCCAGACACAATGGCCAGAGCACAGTTCTTGTTGCATTTCAGAACTGTTTACTGCCAGGTTCACAAAATCAAGGTTATGCTATGTAATGgcattgtgatttttttttttcagtgacagcAATAACAGAGTACTGCACACAGCTAACAAAACCTGACAGATATCTGCCATCAAATATTTAAGCtattaacaaatataaaaattgcattaaaaaaattccttgaaaCTCACCAGCAATTCCCCTGACTGAAATAATAATGCACACAGTCTTAACCACTGTGTGGAATGTGAATTATTCTGCAGCAAAAGAATATCAGTAGAAACCCTACACCCTGAGTGCAGTTGACATCACAAATAGATTGAAGTATCACTGAAACACTCAACATATAAAAGCACTCCAGCTGGTGCTTGTGCTGTAGCCTTTCCCTGGGAATCTCAATTCCCAATTTTCTAAAATGCTCAGTAGGCATTTAAGACTGTCATCCAGCTGTTGGTGTAGCTTGAGAAGCAAGAAGCATCATACCAAGGACTGAGACAAGAAGTCTGAgtctgctgccagggctgcttgTTTCAGCAAGGATGAAAGTTTCCTGTCTCCTGCCCATGGAATTTTCATCCCATTATGAtatgctgcttctcctctgaaGAGGGGCTTTTCTTTGTGAAAGATCCTCACTGTCACTTTCACAGTTTCTCTGAAATAGAAAGGCCACAGTCTCTGTTATGTAAATGAGATACCATGCTCTTAAACATGCTGTTCTAATATTATCAGTATCATCTATTGAGAAGAGCAGAGCTAATAGAGCCCTCCCAGTTTCACTCCAGAAGGCCACAGGCAGTACCAGGGTCCCCCACCCTCCatcacagagctgggcacaagAGCAGTGAACTCCCCTCTGCCTGCTTGGATCTCAGTCACACCCCATGGTCACTGCCATGGGATCCAAATGTCATCTGCAGGCTCCTTGCTGCTCCTTTACAATGCTACAGGCTCCTTGCTGCTCCACATTACAATAAATGTGGTTAGCCCCTAGAAGGTCTGTCAAGTCACTGGCTCTCCCTGCACAAGATTCTTGTCACAGTAATAGACACAAATGCAGCACTAAAGACACAAATGATGCCATGGTCCTATCTGGTTTCCCACTCCAAGCCACTGCTGTCTGTTGGGCTGTGCATCCATGTAAGGACAGCAAAAATGACTGCACagtaaaaatgcttcttttcccCGTGTAAGGAATGTACCTACCGAACTCTCATCTTGTATTAGCACCTTTTTCACCAGCGAACGCGATAAGTGGTTGCACAACGAGACGATACGGTATGAAAGCtgtggagagagggaagaaaaacaatctgATCACACATACCCAATGCAGACATATCCAAACACATTTCATTAATTTACTGCCTATTACAATTTTACATTCAAGCTCTATCTTGCCCTCTGATCCCATCAGGCTTGGGAAGCCAGATGTGAGAAGGATTAAAGGCTTGTCATACCTTCCATCGCCTTCTAGCGTATTGCCTTTTGAAGTTTTCCATGTTAACAACAGATGATTTCCGAACCAAAGCCTGTTGCTTGTCCATGGGCTGGAAGATAAAAGAGCAATTTTATTGTTCAGCTCCCTTTGGTACATAAAATATGCAAGATACCTGATGTGCACTGGAGCTGGCTGAAAGAATGCTGGGGAAGCTGTGGATTCATACAggtaaaagcagaagaaaaagaattaaatctAGCCTGCTCTGGGCCTAGACAGGATCCTTTTGATCTCAAATAAAACCCTAGAACTAGAGGGTGCTAAGGCTATGCTTTCACGCTGTAAAGTGGCTAATGTGCTTCTCAGTGCACACCTGCCCCATCTCCCATTTCTCTGGATGACATCACTGTAATAAAATGGGACAAAGTTAGCTGTCATATAGTATTAGTGACAAGGATACATGCTATCTGAAAAACCTCCAGCTTTGTCCTTTAACCACAGCCAGAGTATGAGAGCACAAGGCATTGACACCCTGGCAATAAAATAATTGCAATATACGACTACGGAAAAATAGGAACAAAAAACAATATAGGTCAGAATTCAGACATGTGCCTAGCATTTTGGATGTCAACCTAGTGTTAAGGAACACATGTGCCACAAATCCTGACACagtctttctgaaaatgaagcacATTTCAATTCCAAAAGCACATCAAAATTTGAATAAACCATATAACCAAATCTTGTCAgattaagagaaaaaatggtTCAAAACCAGATCAGGCAAGAGTGAAAAGAGAAAGGCCAGGAATCAGCCCTTCAAAGATTATGGAGTGACAACCATTCCAGCCGCTCTGATCTGCATATGTAGGAGGTGGATAATACAGAAATACTTGTACTGAACTGGACTGGAATGCAACCAAGCCATGCACCTGAAGCAGCAAGACTACTGAAGGAGAATGGAAAACACATCAGTGAAGGTTTAAACATCTTTTTCAgcagaagaatttaaaatgtttgagACAACAAATTCACTTTTCTCATCAAATGCTGTAGGTTTAGCACTTTTGCAGGTATCTCAGCAGTAGTTCAAGGAGCCAAGCTATCAGCTGGGCCTCCTTCTCATTTAAATGTACACACCATTTGCATTCAACAGAACTGGGACCGTTAAGcattaaatataatttcctcATGCTGCAAACAGCCAGCATGGTGCAACAGGCAAGCAGAAATCAatttgaagtggaaaaaatgtCACTGGCTAAATGTCAGCTGTACAATCATTATGAAAAATTTCCCAGTGCCCATTCAGCAGCAGAACCATCACCAACTCTAAATAACTCACTTTACTGCAGACTGCTAATAACCACCTCTCCATTTTAAGTACCCTGCAATCCATTGACCTGGCCACTCTCTCAATCATCAGGATCTCTTCTCAAAAGCAGTGTGTGATTAGCCTCAAAGACCGAGTCACAACAACATTACCTTCACCCAAACATGCTCAGGAACAAGGTGGCCTCATTTAATGCTCCTTCGCATCGTGCCAGTGCATTTGTTCATAAAGAAAATCTATATGAACAAAGAATATGAGATGATGGCTAACAGGAGGCAGACTTTCTTGAGAGTGTTTTCTGCAAATTCTAACTCTCACTAGGCTTTAAGTTACATTTTAGGAATTAAAGCGCTCTCCCTCACAATAAAATCCTGTGTTCCAGTTCCCTGGACAGTTTTTAATGGGTCTTCCAGCTCAAAGGAACCTGCAAAAGCATTCTGAGACAATAAAAAATGGACACATGCAAAATTCTCAATACTATTTGTCACAGTAGAGCCCAATTCAACACCAGCTTGCCAGGGTCACATTCTGGCTATCTACACTACTTTGACGCTTTTGAAAATTTCACATATTGTGCCAAGAACAATGCCACAGAGAGCACATCCAGTTTCCATCCTCCTTCAAGCACAATGTTGGGAGCAACAATATCCCAAGTGAACAACTGTTTTCACAACTCTGAATTTGCATCAGCCTCTGCACATCTTTGTGAGGATATGGCAATAATGAGGCCACTGTACTCTGCACAAATTGGACGAGAGTatgcttttatctttttatctCAAAGTAGGAAACATTATTCTTAATCATGCtaggaacaacaacaacaattcAATTTATTTAGGTCATTAACTCCTCTgcaaaaggaggagggaggaggggcaGTGAAAGATatactcatatatatatatatatatatatgtaaagaTTCACTCTAGGTGGACTTGAGCTTTTATCTCACTGATTCTTGTAGCTGCACAACAGTCACCTTGCAGCAAATGTCCACAGAAACTTGGCATCTTTTTCAGTCACTAACCATCAGGGAACAACTGCATCCTGCATAAATAACTATTTATTGTGTTCAAAAACAAGATTGGTACATCTGTGCATATTAATACAGTATAACCAAATGACTTCTTTGAAATACAAGACAGCAGGGCATGATTCAAGGTTGGGTCgacttttcttttactttttaaaacctaagaaaaaaaaatctttatagCAAAAACACTAGTCTCAAATGTCACACCATAGATTTAAGTTAGTTGTAGCTTTGTAATCATCTTCACTGTagaaaacagacattttgaCATTTGCACTGTAAAATTACACAGTCATTTGATCATTACAAGTTCCCAATGGTGTCTTTTGAACAGGATTTCTTTGGTATAGGACAGGAAACTCAGCTGTTGATTAATCCTTTAGTTTGAAATTCAGTTTACCTCTGATGGTAAAAGAGTTCACCCTGCACAACTGGCCTAAACACTAATCCTAACATTCTTCATTGGCAGCCATTTCACAGAGAATTTCCACAGTACTAGCTAAATATTAAATTACTACACACACCATTTGCTTATTTTACAGGACAGATTTCAcctttgcaaatatttctctCATAAGGCGTATAGaactgcctgcagcagggctaCACAACTGTTTCCTTCAGCCAGCCAAAGAGGCTATAAGGGGATTTTTATTCGTTTCCAGGCACCCACTTTCTAGTAAGTACAGACTGACTTATTCTTTATGCTATATTAATTACCTAGTAATCTTTAGGAATTGTAATACAGGATGCATAGTAAAATATAGGCAATACCAAAGTCTTTGGTGTTAGATGTGTCCATACCACTGTGATACTCTTGTTCCTGCAAGTTCAGACATTGAAcatagggaaaaaacccaacaacttcAACACTACAAACCATTGGGAGATTATGGCTTTGGTCAGTACCTTGTGCAATACATCAGAACTTCTACTTTAATTCTAGGTCATATTTTTGTGTAGAATCTATGCACTGGaacatttttaaactgatgTACACTGAAACAAGCAGCAAACCCTGCACTTCACCCGATCTCAATGCTACTGATGAGATTCTGCCACATCAAGATTCAACCCTGCAAGGAATTCTTCACAGTGAGATCTATTTAACAGCTCCATTAGTGATTCATTAATATCTTTGTTGAAAACAGAGTCAAAGTTTCCATTCACACAAGCTTCATTTTCCAGTTGAAAACTGCTCATTAAATCCTGTATCCACTTGAGTTCCTCAGAAAGTTCCTGTCTGAGGGATTCATACTGACTCTGCAGCTCAGCGTACTTCCCAGATATGCCTGTAAGGCTGGCACCAACAGCCTTGATATCATCATGCAAGTGTCTTTTCAGGGACTCCATTTTACGGTATTCATACTTCAGCTGGGACAGCTTGTGCCTCACGCTTTCACTCTCTTCTTTATACCAAGCCTCTTTCTCATTATAAATGGAAAGCAGAGCATCCATGTCCTCCTGCAAGGAATCATGGGATGCAGCCAAGGTGCTGAAACCCCTCTCCATACGGGAAATGTCCTCTAGGACATGGGCAAAGCGCTCGAAGTTGATGTAGGTGTTATTGGGGGGCATGCTCGAGTGGCACTTTATGGTGTACTCCCTCAGGCGTTTCGTCTTCAGCTGTGTGTTCTCAACCTTCTTGCTCTCCTGGACTTTGGTTTCATCTTTCAGCTGGTGAGTCGTCAGACAGAGGAACCAATATTACTGAACGTTTACAAGACTGCAGCAATTCAAAAGCTCTACACAAAGGATGCAGCCTGGGCTTCCACAATGCTGGGAGATTCTTTGCTCACACAGATTTTCCTTCATGCATttgattaaaagaaacaaacaccaaacaCACAAGACCAGAACTGAATGTGACAATGATGTGCATTCATTCCAATGTGGCAAGTGCAAAAAACATGGCTGCAACTTATTTTCATGCTAATTTTTAGCAGTTAACAGTGTCAAAACTATCAATATTTGTACGAGCAAAAACAACAACCCTAAAACCACTCCAATTAATGTTTTGTGCAATGCAAAGcaaaaactgaatttcaaaaaTCCTCATTAGTCATGCTGAGACTAGCtaaatgtattttcagtaagAGACTTATCCACATAAGCAAGCAATGTTTATgatgaaaaaatacatacagaCACACAAATGCAAGCAAACCAGAACATGTTGTACAGCAGTTTCTCTTGagagaaattatattttccatATTGATTGCAGTCAACTGTCAATTCAAGAAAGCACTGAAGCCAACACACAGTATATGCCCATGCAAacaaagaatggaaaaatgcaaagcCCAGTCCAATATGGGATACTGTAATGTGCAATAAACATCAGAACCTTATTACTCTCTTTTTGAAAGTTATGATAATAAAAGAAGCAATTTGCAGAAATCCAAGGATTTGGTCAGACCCAACCAATTTCCTCCCAGTACATCTCTTTGGGTCACCCAGCGTCACAAAGTATAAAGAGGGCAGTTTTCCATTTAACACACCAGTAAGAGTGAGAATATGATCTCTGCTTTGTTCATGGAAAAAACTAAGATCTGTTTCTTTATTCAGTCTTACCGTTATCCATGGATGAGAAAGAGCTTCCTGAATTGTCAGCCGCTTCCTAAAAAacaacaccacaaaaaaaaccccaaagacttgaataaaaaatacttgGTACACAAGTCCATTGACTCACACTTCTCCCGGGCTTCCTATGAAGCATTTATCACGATAATTCCAGGACAAACCCTCAAATTTCACGGTTATGTTTCTCCTTGAGGCACACTGCCTGTGTGTAGTTTAGTTACTGTTCTAAACTTCAGTACGTAACTGTTCTTACTCCACACAACTTTAATTCTTCATCAAAATATGCCTGTACTGTTGTGCACCCTTCCATAAAAAGTAATACAacattcctttgttttgttcatCTGACATGCTTAGAAAATACATTCTTGCTATACACCTTTGATATGACTGTGTCTGAATCAACAGTAATTATACCAGAGGTAATCAACACTAACTATACCAAAGCTGTCCTTTGGAACATGGTATTATAGCACTGCAGGAGCTGTTGTTTCCTGAAAAcaacatttctgaaaggaatACTTCAAACCTAATCAAAGTGGATCAAACCTAACTTCTTTCTGCATTGGAGCGGTTTGGTGAACAGCACGTTAAGAGCACCAAGAATCAAAGACACAAACACAGCGTTGCACAGGCACCATGTCTGTACACAGGACAAATATCAACATCACTGACTTCTCCTTGGAGCTGCTAGACCTGTGCAAAACTCTCATCAAACACCTGCTCTGCCCCAGACTGAGGCCTCACGATTTGCAGAAATCTTGACTGAACAGCTCTTTCTCTCTCATAGCTATTTTCTCCCCTAATGAAGCCATTAGAAAGAACCACAATGGTCTGACTTTCCTCCAGGACAAAGAAGGTTACAGGGAAAGAGATGCTACTTCTGTGTGCGttttattaaaagcaagaaaaactaaaaaaaagacTGTGGTTCCTGTAACCTGGGAACAAAGATCTGCATAGCTCTCACACAAACTCTAGGTGACTGCCACAGACACAGAGAATTAAAACAACTCCTTAGCAGCACATGTAGTAATTTTCTGGCATTGCACCACTGGGGGCATATTCTGGGAGGATATCACCTCCTTGCAAGTGGTGCATAAGAGACTGAAATAGTGGAGTGGTAGTTAACCTGAACTCAAGATTCTGCACGCCATTTTCAGCCTTTCAGCAACACCCTGTTGTGCCAGCTTGACTCAGGTGAGAATTCAGTCCTGAAAATGGCATTTAGCTGAGGAGATTTGGTTCCTCTCCTCAGGGTTTCTGGGTGCAGTGATTAACTAGGGGCACAGCAGCATTCTCCTGTCTTGCTCTTGAATAGCAATACACCCCacaagaaaagctttttcactTATCAAGCCACATTTCACCAGgttaatttcagaaataaatgggTCTTTCTGAATATTTGCTTACCGTGTATCTTTCACCAGTAGTTTCTGAATAAAATCTTTTGCCAGGTCACTGGTATTGCTGAAAAATTCTTCATCAAAATCATAATTCACAGCTGTGATGTTGGCAAGTGTTTCTTGTTTAGTTTCTCCAAGGAAAGGTGATGCACCACTAAGCCTAGATAAGCCAGAAAGAAGAATCagttggaaaaataaacagcagaagtCCCCTAATGAAATTACAGTGACTGTGGAATACACTCTTAGGACTTTTGTGGCTCTTGTGTTGAAGCAGCTCTGCATGTAGGAAAAAACACAGCCAGCTTTGGCTCACTACAGCTGTGGTTATGAGCCAGACTTGCCTTGAAGGTCTCTAGTGCAGCACTAATGCATGCACACAGAGAGAAATGCACTGATTCTCCTCTCATGTCTCATTTAAGTCATTGCTaatcaaaccagaaaaagcTTCAGCTGAGGAGCCTCTACCCCTGTGAACCCACAAAGACTACCAGGCTGAAGCTTTTACAACCTTCAAGCAGATAAAGCAGTGTTTCTACAGATTTTCTTCAGGTAGGAAAAGCTCTCCCCctacttcttttctctctgcaaagCTACTATGAATTCCCTACACAATGGGTTCAACCAAGAGACCTTTCTCAGCTGGAAGCAAAATATGATGTGTGATCAGAAGCCAGGCATGTGGCCTTGCCTAGGGATCAACTCCACTGGGGAAGTAGAGCCATGCTGCTCAGTAAAAGGGATCCACAAGCAAAAGGGCTTTGGCTGCAATAAAATCCaactgtttctgaaaaacacaaaatttCATTCTGTGGCACCCTGCTCCAACTGCAAGGAGACAGCATCATAATAAAACACCATTTCGCAAtctttactgaagaaaaagctttcctttttcctgctttgcctATCTCTCAGCTGTGACTGTCGACCTTCATCTTTGATGACTCTGTACCTCTGCTCCATAAAACTCGTGTCAGAACAGAGTCATCCCAGACCCCTCCTGCCCTGTCTTTCCTCCAGGCTCCTCCTCCCCCAACACAAAGGGATGCTGACTTGCAAAAGCCTGGTTTATGGGAAATGTTATTTATACCAAGGAAATTGATCTCACCCCTTTTTATAATCTTCTGGGCTATTATTGTGCTTGTCTATTATGTCCAGCTTTGATAACACAGTTTCAGGATGCAGCAGGCTCAAAACAGGACTGCAGCAAACTCCAGGGAACTGAACTGAGGTTTTGAATACTAAACCATTTGCTTACATGATCCCACTCTCAACATACTTTTTACCCTGTCTGTATTGCCACTACCAGGTTAACTGGGAAGATTGGGCAATAAGCAGAAAGTTATATTGGGACCACCCAAACCTTTCACCCCAATCCCCAGCTACCACATGTGGTTTTATCCACAGAATAAACACTTGAGTGCATAAACTGCTTCCTCCCCCTCTACAATCATACAACACCACCAAAGCATCTGACACAGCAAGACAGCATGAGTGAGGTCCTCCAGTTGTCTTTGATGCAGTAAATTTCATCTCAAATACCACAGTCAGTCTCAACGCTTAGGGGGATTTACATACTTCCTCTTAAGCCTTGGTTCCATTTCTGCTGGCCACAAAGAAGGCTACAAGCAGGCACCTCTCCACAGACCATGGGCTTTGTTCCAAAACTGAAGCTTGGAAACCTGCCCTAGGGCcttggtttcttttccctttccccaaaTTATGCCATGAAACAGCTGTAATTCCACCTTCTAGCCCTTTGTTGGAAGCCAAAATCAACAGTGCtctattctcttttttctttttttcctctttgggaCTCAGTTTTGAAATCTGTGAAATGGGTGGATTCTCAAATCCTAGTATCCAATGcaaatagctttttttctgaCTCAGTGCCTGTAAACATGTACCAGCAGACCTCAGTAACAAAAGCTTTGCCCTTACAACCCACTGAATCACTCCAGAGTTACTGAATTGAGGACTTGGATGCATTTTGATCTCTACACCTGATGATGACATCCATTTGATTGCTGCCACGTTTGCTAAACTAGGTGGTATCAGAGACCCACCCCACTTACTCAGAACACTTCTGAgcaaaaggctttaaaattaaGAGGCAATACAAGTTGAAGGCATGCCAATTCTAGTCCATAGCATATCAGGCAAGCTGATCCCACCCACCATAAAAAGTGtgctcttttcttcctgatcATTTGTAGGGAGACATTATTCTACCTTAATGACCACAGCAATCATTAGTAGCCAAGAAGGTAAAACAGATCTCCTATGCTGGATGCAGTACAGGAACTGCTCCATTactctgccccagcacagaccTCTCAGTGCAACAGGAAGACCTGAAGAGCAGCTGGCTCTGTGCATCACTAATCACATGCTAAGTATTCCCACCTGCTCAACTCCTAAGTTTTCTTCTCATCACATAGAAACACCCATTTTACAAATTTATGAAGTTTAATGTCCTGGCAAGTACAGGTGTGTCAGTGGAGACCAGTATCAGTGCTGATAAAAAACAAGGGTCTGACAGTATTTTAAACCCCTTTACCTGAGCTTGGGCTCAACCAATATCCCAAACTTTTCTCTGGGATGTTTTCTTTGCACTGCAGGAAAGAAGGGAATTTGTTGCACCGAATCTGATTCCTCAGACCATACCTCTCTTTTACAGCTTTTGGGGTCTAACCCTTGTGTATAGGCCAAGATTTATTTTCCACACTGAAAAGACAATCCTTCCCCTTCAAGCCTCTGTACTTGTCCTGATCCCTGAGTAGTGCAAATCCATCTAAGAGTCCACCTTCATCAAGTTTGGCAGCAAGTTATTCCTCTGAGTATCATAAGGGAGCATCTGAAGCCCAGGGTGAGACATTCCCAGCATATAGTATCCActtcctgctccccaggagTCACAGGAGCTTGATTTCAATGGAAGCAGTTAGGATCAA encodes:
- the DAPK2 gene encoding death-associated protein kinase 2 isoform X2; the encoded protein is MAFFKQQKVEDVYEIGEELGSGQFAIVKKCREKSTGVEYAAKFIKKRQSRASRRGVSQEEIEREVSILQQILHANIVKLHDIYENKTDVVLILELVSGGELFDFLAQKESLSEEEATRFIKQILDGVNYLHSKKIAHFDLKPENIMLLDKNIPIPRIKLIDFGLAHKIEDGVEFKNIFGTPEFVAPEIVNYEPLGLAADMWLSGASPFLGETKQETLANITAVNYDFDEEFFSNTSDLAKDFIQKLLVKDTRKRLTIQEALSHPWITLKDETKVQESKKVENTQLKTKRLREYTIKCHSSMPPNNTYINFERFAHVLEDISRMERGFSTLAASHDSLQEDMDALLSIYNEKEAWYKEESESVRHKLSQLKYEYRKMESLKRHLHDDIKAVGASLTGISGKYAELQSQYESLRQELSEELKWIQDLMSSFQLENEACVNGNFDSVFNKDINESLMELLNRSHCEEFLAGLNLDVAESHQ
- the DAPK2 gene encoding death-associated protein kinase 2 isoform X1 — translated: MAFFKQQKVEDVYEIGEELGSGQFAIVKKCREKSTGVEYAAKFIKKRQSRASRRGVSQEEIEREVSILQQILHANIVKLHDIYENKTDVVLILELVSGGELFDFLAQKESLSEEEATRFIKQILDGVNYLHSKKIAHFDLKPENIMLLDKNIPIPRIKLIDFGLAHKIEDGVEFKNIFGTPEFVAPEIVNYEPLGLAADMWSIGVITYILLSGASPFLGETKQETLANITAVNYDFDEEFFSNTSDLAKDFIQKLLVKDTRKRLTIQEALSHPWITLKDETKVQESKKVENTQLKTKRLREYTIKCHSSMPPNNTYINFERFAHVLEDISRMERGFSTLAASHDSLQEDMDALLSIYNEKEAWYKEESESVRHKLSQLKYEYRKMESLKRHLHDDIKAVGASLTGISGKYAELQSQYESLRQELSEELKWIQDLMSSFQLENEACVNGNFDSVFNKDINESLMELLNRSHCEEFLAGLNLDVAESHQ